From a region of the Euwallacea similis isolate ESF13 chromosome 19, ESF131.1, whole genome shotgun sequence genome:
- the LOC136415226 gene encoding fap1 adhesin-like isoform X2 has product MDLLLTLPAKDLTSCISLDLFDREPTGGSTTSSLRQFRKKDIDKGNGEPQSQPQKPMSESHVARVAPHNHYPPANDAYHYPTSQFSGYSPQMKYSDLEAPQPNHISTSVIQKPKTKDYLEMCNIQQQHLSNQQYSPDNGQYLHKDPSQNGFPNLFKPESQYYPKDQHHFQQMPHHSMPPKFNQMINQNIRKYNPTPTDNAFLNKLSQLRPSIARSIMNDHHLQDTQAPYPVMDQRAMYSQQNSRYYPGAIHQPNPYSANPNCPITPTHPYPNYPPAGCNYTRPSQMAPVGPRYPHMERSASPTRRGYPESMHMPPVNAYHPLHQKMPSAPNYAQYPQHRGPEYAQHYQHRRMPQDCYPAQACRPRPAQFMQGHHQLSGQDLQDLAENTVSPSESLKKFIENWDDDDQATEMNNSLESGGIRDKLREDAPGTLYMINPNDVQYFENNGISIVTSENGSFQLSSDNYQYLNGTMVRIIETNKDVPAEASSTQDRVVNLQIMETSKPDCMMPNKLKEGTKVVIHQNTVLDNPLQKTSHGSNHQLNNSALDSMNITKELVDKNCSPINLEQLDHNMSYNPLGQSKAEDLGKANLNEDLSQNSDDSQYKSPGSKSMPLIDFFAEDTAVVDEEFVEPSERGSGVIVTPPATSLQFPDVSSLEENKCDPVISEENSEFSIESGENPPAERRRRIFSVDDIIGSSSKKDLNICSSEVVTQFLENEASFSSLEQLTSNTKFTKDEPDTLQTILKVSGPSALLQVAGELMEITVRIVDGKKVINVKTLGSDANTVVDCNHNYEVSCQGEDVNGSINEDRAGQFKEEAESFNDFCENATKKVVSMEGVKESGFAAAEAAADGNVAKYDHTIAVECLQEDDQISSPDGSEICEDEENAEEAENGLYEFSKSAKQEAFENINEDIEGESSVIDESYSTNQLIIEEGYKSKENETSLLSGSFQMEPENGEGDQSRLKDGSSEIASVEKQANSEGVLTKFENKSVEEAPVKRKLTLELRESVEAIKSENSPLMEVEEITKVSTVISLESIENITPIISASSHLSDAEVTSDVTNKVSTEPTSMDSACLTHFESEIIRESNKNYIAPETDASVEFVGEPEMITNSMTERHESNAHSESNNLEECSGISNIHGRETQDIKEDLNVSPTEDDNADEIECKIAVKELKAEDLKEAADDDKVLNANNHGEEETVISGNFSEDITGSVFEESIAQSANEIVPIDDIENSHSEETDNITEVHEELLTETSIITSDVDIEDNFLDSEDTPYQIIAEEDAVNVIISELPDPMEAIQEIHMEGELSQAIEASAFEDEEQEIFHTDYPLEDEVFIEEPPVHEVIVTNPLEDIGVIEEDHLFSNSSEIPLEPVTTSDIDIAQKKVHDEACSETTILEENIKAKVAKLEVQILSPTSTNIEEGSATANNVYINSYRKYDIYNDSSDLTSTSPIATKAAKKLYALDLQVQHDTVSSSKKEECPKNKKVNLKRSKRLNEKGQIKSEQKEMLKVLAERRNRRKELAQKSRLIDRKPEKVESKPEKVNKSQEEDKALEADEEYVDFKELLRARKLKKLRKQQEMEAKKEENCCKKEPTTADTVKKSENQEGSCCIGCSSSSFKKPKLIKEDKKPENPEPKYDTPTKAPQKRVSFSDDIPSSTSYGSTLPTPIDPKIVPPLHGMHPKDPRRQSKVFANHVMVPSVSELIEENGGPANKKKITLADYVSRKRKATSTDSDESKRPKSDSREQPMSEIVPKTISDVKTSFVLNSSDWEDSNSPAPTPHQAQEQCLIEDFSGLIKTQKPVIDVNELVPVDVRDKKLQEYKEHVDSQLNSLNIQIPKFKSRSPGNGSLMKRFLNSEKLSESEMDEIKRIIYYKKTMSKKNIRSPSKSPISSPTYEVRRGQKEQSDLRRHLRKVNAKRKTSEERDSGSVTTHQSDYSSFKTNCGYSVINRLGDDGQPKIIFKRNKFSGVAQQPVVELVKLDLDNLETVQRKYNVTVRQVM; this is encoded by the exons ATGGATTTGCTACTGACTTTGCCTGCTAAGGATTTGACTTCATGCATTTCGTTGGATTTGTTTGATAGAGAG CCAACCGGTGGGTCGACTACCAGCTCGCTTAGGCAGTTTCGCAAAAAGGATATAGATAAAGGTAATGGCGAGCCCCAGTCGCAACCACAGAAACCAATGTCTGAGAGCCATGTGGCCAGAGTGGCCCCACATAACCATTATCCACCAGCGAACGACGCTTATCATTATCCAACCTCTCAGTTTTCGGGATACAG CCCACAAATGAAATACTCAGACTTAGAAGCGCCCCAACCAAACCATATATCAACATCTGTGATACAAAAACCTAAAACTAAGGACTACTTGGAGATGTGCAATATCCAGCAGCAACATTTAAGCAACCAGCAATATTCTCCCGACAATGGCCAGTATTTGCATAAAGACCCTTCGCAG AATGGCTTCCCGAACTTGTTTAAACCGGAATCTCAGTACTACCCAAAGGATCAGCATCACTTCCAGCAGATGCCACATCACTCGATGCCTCCCAAGTTCAATCAGATGATAAATCAGAACATAAGGAAGTACAATCCGACGCCCACGGACAACGCTTTTTTGAATAAACTCAGTCAGCTGCGGCCGTCCATAGCCAGGTCCATAATGAACGATCACCATTTGCAAGATACCCAGGCTCCATATCCTGTAATGGATCAAAGGGCCATGTATAGCCAGCAAAATTCCCGATATTACCCCG GTGCAATTCACCAGCCTAATCCCTATTCCGCCAACCCCAATTGCCCCATAACCCCCACTCACCCCTATCCAAATTACCCTCCGGCGGGGTGCAATTACACAAGGCCATCGCAAATGGCCCCCGTTGGTCCCCGGTATCCTCACATGGAGAGAAGTGCCTCGCCCACTAGAAGAGGCTACCCAGAGAGCATGCATATGCCTCCAGTAAACGCCTACCATCCTTTACATCAAAAAATGCCTTCAGCGCCCAATTATGCGCAGTATCCGCAACACCGTGGTCCGGAATATGCGCAGCATTATCAGCACAGGCGTATGCCGCAGGACTGCTATCCGGCGCAAGCCTGCAGACCCAGACCCGCGCAGTTTATGCAGGGACATCATCAGTTGTCAg gtcAAGACTTACAAGACCTGGCAGAGAACACCGTGTCGCCCTCAGAGAGCCTGAAGAAATTCATCGAGAACTGGGATGACGATGATCAGGCAACGGAAATGAACAATTCATTGGAGAGTGGCGGTATAAGGGATAAGTTGCGCGAAGACGCACCTGGCACCCTCTACATGATCAACCCAAACGATGtgcaatattttgaaaacaacgGGATTTCCATCGTTACTTCCGAAAACGGTAGTTTCCAATTG tCTTCGGATAACTACCAGTACCTGAATGGTACAATGGTGCGCATAATTGAGACCAACAAAGATGTACCTGCAGAGGCAAGCTCCACACAAGACCGAGTGGTGAATCTCCAGATCATGGAGACGTCCAAACCAGACTGTATGATGCCCAACAAGCTCAAAGAAGGAACCAAAGTAGTCATTCACCAAAACACAGTATTGGACAATCCTTTACAGAAGACTTCCCACGGCTCAAACCACCAACTGAATAATTCAGCATTGGATAGCATGAATATTACTAAGGAGTTAGTGGATAAAAATTGCTCACCCATCAATTTGGAACAACTCGATCACAATATGAGTTACAATCCTCTGGGGCAAAGTAAGGCCGAAGACTTAGGTAAAGCTAATTTGAACGAAGATCTCAGCCAAAACTCTGACGATAGTCAGTACAAATCTCCAGGATCCAAAAGCATGCCTTTAATAGACTTTTTCGCGGAAGACACCGCTGTAGTTGACGAAGAGTTTGTAGAGCCGTCAGAGAGGGGAAGCGGTGTCATTGTAACCCCTCCAGCCACTTCCCTGCAGTTCCCCGATGTCAGTTCGTTAGAGGAGAATAAGTGTGACCCAGTGATAAGTGAGGAAAATTCAGAGTTTAGCATTGAAAGCGGCGAAAATCCTCCGGCAGAGCGGCGAAGGAGAATTTTTTCTGTGGACGACATCATTGGCAGCAGTTCCAAAAAAGACCTGAATATATGCAGCAGTGAGGTAGTGACACAATTTTTGGAGAACGAAGCTTCGTTTTCGTCTTTGGAGCAGCTCACTTCAAACACAAAATTCACAAAAGATGAGCCAGATACTCTTCAGACCATCCTCAAGGTGTCAGGGCCTTCAGCGCTTCTTCAAGTAGCTGGAGAACTTATGGAGATCACTGTCAGAATAGTAGACGGCAAGAAGGTGATCAATGTAAAGACTTTAGGGTCCGACGCCAACACTGTGGTGGATTGCAACCACAATTACGAGGTTTCCTGTCAGGGAGAAGATGTGAATGGAAGTATCAATGAAGATAGAGCGGGACAATTCAAAGAAGAAGCTGAAAgtttcaatgatttttgtgaaaatgctactaaaaaagttgtttctATGGAAGGTGTTAAGGAAAGCGGTTTCGCAGCCGCAGAAGCTGCTGCAGATGGAAATGTCGCTAAATATGATCATACGATTGCTGTGGAATGTCTCCAAGAAGATGACCAGATAAGCTCACCAGACGGCTCAGAAATCTGtgaagatgaagaaaatgCTGAAGAAGCCGAGAATGGATTATATGAATTTAGCAAGTCAGCGAAACAAGAAGCTTTTGAGAACATTAATGAAGATATTGAAGGAGAATCCAGTGTAATTGACGAAAGTTATTCTACTAATCAACTCATCATTGAAGAAGGCTATAAGAGCAAGGAAAATGAAACTTCATTGCTTTCAGGATCATTCCAAATGGAGCCTGAAAATGGCGAAGGAGATCAAAGTAGGCTTAAAGATGGCTCTTCAGAAATAGCATCAGTTGAAAAACAAGCAAATAGTGAAGGAGTATtaaccaaatttgaaaacaaatctgTAGAGGAGGCTCCAGTGAAAAGGAAACTAACTTTAGAATTAAGAGAATCTGTAGAAGCTATAAAATCCGAAAATTCGCCACTCATGGAAGTTGAGGAAATTACGAAGGTTTCCACAGTAATAAGTCTAGaatcaattgaaaatataacaCCGATAATATCTGCATCGTCTCATCTATCAGATGCTGAAGTGACCTCCGATGTTACAAACAAAGTATCTACTGAGCCAACGTCAATGGATTCAGCATGTCTGACTCATTTTGAGTCTGAAATAATCAGggaaagcaataaaaattatattgcgCCTGAAACAGATGCTTCAGTTGAGTTTGTTGGGGAACCTGAAATGATCACAAATTCAATGACTGAAAGACATGAATCTAATGCTCATTCTGAAAGCAATAATCTAGAAGAATGTTCTGggatttcaaatattcatGGACGAGAGACACAAGATATAAAGGAAGATCTAAATGTGTCTCCAACTGAAGACGATAATGCAGATGAAATTGAATGTAAAATTGCTGTAAAGGAATTAAAAGCTGAAGATCTTAAAGAAGCAGCTGATGACGATAAAGTTTTGAATGCAAACAACCATGGGGAGGAAGAAACGGTTATAAGTGGGAACTTTTCTGAAGATATTACAGGGAGCGTTTTCGAGGAGTCTATTGCCCAATCAGCAAATGAAATAGTGCCAATTGATGACATTGAAAATTCCCACTCAGAAGAAACCGATAATATCACGGAAGTTCATGAAGAACTTTTAACAGAAACCTCCATAATAACCTCCGACGTAGATATTGAAGACAACTTCCTTGACTCTGAAGATACACCATATCAAATAATTGCTGAAGAAGATGCAGTTAATGTTATCATATCAGAATTACCAGACCCCATGGAAGCTATTCAAGAAATTCACATGGAAGGTGAACTGTCTCAAGCAATCGAAGCATCAGCCTTTGAAGACGAAGAACAGGAAATCTTTCATACCGATTATCCCTTGGAAGATGAAGTTTTTATCGAGGAGCCCCCTGTTCATGAAGTTATAGTCACTAATCCTTTGGAAGACATTGGAGTTATTGAAGAAGACCATCTCTTCTCAAACAGCTCAGAGATACCTTTAGAGCCTGTAACTACCTCGGACATTGATATAGCTCAGAAAAAAGTCCATGACGAAGCCTGCTCAGAAACTACaattttagaggaaaataTCAAGGCCAAGGTGGCAAAATTGGAAGTCCAAATACTGTCCCCAACCTCTACAAACATTGAAGAGGGCTCTGCTACTGCAAACAATGTTTACATAAACAGTTACCGAAAGTATGACATTTATAATGACTCCTCGGATCTCACATCTACGTCCCCTATCGCTACAAAAGCAGCCAAGAAGCTCTACGCGCTCGATTTACAAGTGCAACACGACACTGTGTCTTCTTCGAAGAAAGAGGAGTGTCCAAAGAACAAGAAGGTCAATCTAAAGAGGTCCAAAAGGCTGAATGAGAAGGGGCAGATAAAGAGCGAACAGAAAGAGATGCTGAAAGTTCTGGCCGAGAGAAGAAACCGGAGAAAAGAGTTGGCTCAAAAATCGCGATTGATAGACAGGAAGCCTGAAAAAGTGGAGTCTAAACCTGAAAAGGTTAATAAAAGTCAGGAGGAGGACAAAGCCCTTGAGGCAGATGAAGAGTATGTGGATTTCAAAGAACTCTTGCGAGcgagaaaactaaaaaaattgagaaagcAGCAAGAAATGGAGGCCAAGAAAGAGGAAAACTGCTGCAAAAAAGAACCAACTACGGCAGACACGGTTAAGAAATCCGAAAACCAAGAAGGCAGCTGCTGCATTGGTTGCAGTAGCAGCAGTTTCAAAAAGCCCAAACTTATCAAAGAAGACAAGAAACCTGAAAACCCTGAGCCCAAATACGACACCCCGACAAAAGCTCCTCAAAAGCGAGTGAGTTTTAGCGACGACATTCCTTCATCCACGTCATATGGCTCGACACTTCCAACACCAATAGATCCAAAAATTGTTCCTCCACTTCATGGAATGCATCCCAAAGATCCTCGTCGACAATCCAAAGTATTTGCCAACCATGTGATGGTACCCAGCGTCTCCGAGTTAATAGAAGAAAATGGTGGGCCTGCCAACAAGAAGAAAATCACTTTGGCCGACTACGTCAGCAGAAAGAGGAAGGCTACCAGCACGGATAGCGATGAAAGTAAACGCCCCAAGTCAGATTCTCGGGAACAGCCGATGAGTGAAATTGTACCAAAGACTATCAGTGACGTGAAAACGTCCTTCGTTTTAAACAGCTCCGATTGGGAGGATTCAAATTCACCCGCGCCCACGCCTCATCAAGCGCAAGAGCAATGCCTTATAGAGGACTTTAGTGGCCTTATTAAGACTCAAAAACCCGTGATAGATGTTAACGAGTTAGTGCCCGTAGATGTTAGAGATAAAAAGCTGCAAGAATACAAGGAACACGTGGACTCCCAGTTGAACTCGCTCAATATTCAAATCCCGAAATTCAAGAGCAGATCTCCCGGCAACGGCAGCTTAATGAAGCGGTTTCTGAATAGCGAGAAACTGTCCGAGAGCGAGATGGACGAAATTAAGCGGATAATTTACTATAAGAAGACcatgagtaaaaaaaatatccgaTCGCCGAGCAAGAGCCCGATTAGCTCCCCCACCTACGAAGTGCGGAGAGGGCAGAAAGAGCAGAGCGACCTGCGCAGGCACCTGCGCAAAGTGAAcgcaaaaagaaaaacgagTGAGGAGAGAGACTCGGGCTCGGTGACTACACACCAAAGCGATTATTCTAGTTTTAAGACGAATTGTGGATATTCAGTGATCAATCGCTTAGGCGACGATGGCCAGCCGAAGatcatatttaaaagaaacaagTTTTCCGGAGTTGCTCAGCAGCCGGTCGTCGAACTGGTCAAGCTGGACTTGGACAATTTGGAGACGGTTCAGCGAAAGTACAACGTTACGGTGAGGCAGGTCATGTGA